The following is a genomic window from Desulforhopalus sp..
GAACTTAGTTATCCGCCCTTCGAATCGGCAACCCGTATCGTGGTACTGGAGGACGTGCATACCATGCGCCGGGAGGCGGCAAATAGCCTCCTGAAGACCCTTGAGGAGCCACCGGCAGATAACCTGCTCATCCTCACCGCCGAATCGTCGCAGGAGATCCTTGCCACCCTGATTTCAAGATGCCAGGTCGTGCCTTTTAGCCAGCTGAATATTGAAGATACAACGACAATACTGACCAAGAGCGGCCTGGCGGCGGATGTGGCCTTGGCCCTTGCCCGGCTGTCCGAGGGCAGCCCCGGCAAGGCCATGCTCTTTCAAAAGAGTGAAATGGTGGCCTTATGGCGTGAAGTTGCGGGTGTGCTTGCCGATCCAGCTATTCTGCCGGACCGTGATGTCGGCCTCTTGCTTCGTCTAGCGGAAAAGATGGCGGCGCAAAAGGAAGACCTGCTGCCCTTTCTTGGTCTCCTGAAGATTTGGATTCGCGATCTGTTGTTGACCGGGCAGGCGGCTGGCGATACCGCCAAGGAGCAACAGGTACCACGGAAAAGCTGGAGTTCGGCTGAACTATTTGCTAAATTGCAGGCAATTTCCAAAGCGGAGCAGGAACTTGCCAGAAATTGCAATCGCAGTCTGGTCTGCGAGGTGCTGCTGTTTGCTTTGCAATAAGGCCCTTTCCGGCGGGAATGTGTGTCTTGCGGATCGTTTTCGTGAGCAGGATCAAGAAAATACTCTGTGAATGGCACCTACCCTTATGGGGTATTATCGGAGATAATGAGATTACATGACAGAAAACGCGATAAATGACAGCGGTGCAGAGACGGTAAGTGATGACGAAATCTTTTACCGGATCCAGTTTCGCAAGGGAGGCCAGCTCGTTACCGCTGCTTCCCAAATTCCTGGATGCCTGGCTGGCACGGTGGTTCTGGTGCGCACTGATCACGGCCTCGAGCCGGCGGTCATCATCGGCCCTTCGCCGATGTGCAGCTGCCGGGGGGAAACCCGGCTGGCAAGCTCAGTTATCGAGCGCCTGGCCACGGCCGAAGAACGGGAAAAATATGTCGGACTTGCAGAGAGTGAAGGCCGGGCCTATAAGGTTTGCAACGAGTTGATAAAAACCCATCAGTTGACCATGAATCTTGTCAGGGTCGAGCGATTTTTTAACGGCAGTAAGATGATTTTCTATTTCACCGCCGACAGCCGGGTCGATTTCCGCAGCCTAGTCAAAGATCTGGTCCAGGAATTTCGCACCCGGGTAGAGATGCGGCAAGTCGGGGTTCGCCATGAAACCAAGATGATTGGCGGTATCGGCACCTGCGGCCGGGAATTATGCTGCTCGTCCTTTATCAAGAATTTTGACTCGGTATCCATCAAGATGGCCAAGGAGCAGGATCTGCCTCTCAACCCGACGAAGATCTCCGGGGTTTGTAACCGGTTGCTCTGTTGCCTTACCTATGAATATGAGACCTACCGGAAGCAGCGAAAAAATATGCCAAAAGCCGGCAAACGGATCAAGATCGACAACGATGAGTACCTGGTGAAGCGGCAAAATCCTCTGCAGGAATCAGTGGTTGCCGAAAACAGCGCCGGTGAGGAGGTTATCCTCACCAAGCGAGATTGGAAGATGTTCCAGCAGGTTAAAAAAGAGGTAGTTGAAAAAAAGAGAGAAAAAAAGAATGGTGAGTCCGATGAATCGTCGCCGCCAAAACCCGACCGGGGAGGCTCGCCACCGCCGGTTGTGCAATAATAACTGATGGAACTATGACAACCTATATTACTACTCCAATCTACTATGTGAACGCCCAGCCGCATCTCGGCCACGCCTATACCACCATTGTTGCCGATACCTACAGCCGTTTCAAACGGTTATGCGGAGAAACGGTTCGCTTTCAAACCGGCACCGATGAGCATGGCGATAAGATCGTCAAAGCGGCTGAACAAGAAGACATCCCGCCTCGCCAATATGTCGACAGGATCAGCGCCCAGTTCCGGGAAACCTGGCCGCTGCTGCAGATTGAGGCCGACAATTTTATCAGGACCACCGATACGGCGCATGTTGCGGTTGTCAGGGAAATCCTTCAGAAGGTCTACGACCGGGGTGATATCTATTTTGACGAGTACTCCGGCCTCTATTGCCGGGGATGCGAGCGGTATCTGACGGAAAAGGAACTGGTTGACGGCAACTGTCCGGACCACCAGACTCCGCCTCAGGAAATCGCCGAACAGAATTATTTTTTCCGGATGTCGCGCTACCAGCAGCCGCTGATTGAGCACATCCGCAACAACCCGGATTTTATTACCCCGGAGCGATATCGTAATGAGGTTTTGGCCTTTCTCAGCGAGCCGCTCACTGACCTGTGCATCTCCCGGCCGAAATCGCGGCTTACCTGGGGGATTGAGTTGCCCTTTGACGATAAATTCGTCACCTATGTGTGGTTCGACGCCCTAATCAACTACCTGACCGGTATCGGCTATCCGGACGGCCCGGATTTCACGAAATACTGGTCGGTTGCCGAACATCTTATCGCCAAGGATATTCTCAAACCCCACGCCATCTATTGGCCAACCATGCTTATGGCCATGGGCCTGCCGCTATACCAGAAGCTCCATGTGCACGGCTACTGGAATGTCGACGACACCAAGATGTCCAAGAGTATCGGAAACGTTGTCCGTCCGAAAGAGCTGGTCGATGCCTATGGAGCCGATACCATCCGCTATTTTACCCTGCGCGAGATGTCCTTTGGCCTCGATTCCTCGTTTAGTTCAGAGGCGATAGTCGCCAGGCAAAATGCCGACCTGGCCAACGATCTCGGCAATCTTTTCAGCCGGGCGGTAACTATGGTGTGGAAATACCGGGCAGGGCGGGTACCTGTTCCGAGTGCGTTCGGTGAAGATGATCGGCCCCTTCTCGAAGCGGCCCTGGCGATGATTACCACCTACCGTCAGACCATGGGCGATTTTCGCTTTCACCTCGCCCTGCAGGCGATTTGGGAACTGGTCGGCCTTGCCAACAAGTATATTGTTGGCAATGAGCCCTGGGCCTTGGCAAAAGATCCGGAGAAGGAGGCGCGGCTTGATACCGTTCTTTACAATCTTCTGGAATGTCTCCGCCTCCTGGCGCTTACCTTGCGTCCGGTCATACCGGGTGCAGCAGTGAAGATGGCCGCGGGACTAGGCCTTGCCGAGGATGATCCGCTCGTTGCCTCCCTTGATCACGGTGGCAAATGGGGCTTGCTTGTCCCGGGCGGTGAATTAACCGCCACCGCCGCACTGTTTCCTCGGCTGGAAGGAAAAGCCAGTGCTGCAGAGGAAACCGCGAAGAGTAAAGAGGTTGCTGCTCCGAAGAAGAAGCAGGATGGGGGAGACGCCACCTCGGCTGGACTCGTCGATTTTTCGTATTTTCAGAAGCTTGACCTGCGGGTGGCCGAGATCCTTGCCGCCGAACCGGTAAAGAATTCAAAAAAACTGTTGAAGTTGACGGTATTGGCCCCGGAGGAAAGAACCATCGTCGCAGGTATTGCCGAATCCTATCGCCCAGAAGAGTTGGTTGGTCTCCAGGTGGCCATCGTCGCCAACCTCAAACCGGCCAAGCTGATGGGGGTCACCTCCCACGGAATGGTACTGGTGGCGAAAACAGTGGTTGATGGCCAAGAGAAGATGGTGCTTTCCTCGGTGCGTGATAAGGTAGCGCCCGGTAGCAAGATCGCCTAGGCGACAAGGAGACAATTATGTTTGTGGTGAACAATTTTATGTCGGCGATCGCTCAGCTCCTCGATTTCCTGCTGACCGCCTATATGTGGATAATCATCGGACGGGCAATTATCTCATGGGTCAATGCCGATCCGTATAATCCAGTTGTCCGGTTTCTCTATGAGGCAACCGAACCGGTCTTGAGTCGCATTCGCAGGTATCTGCCCATCAGTTTCGGCAGCATCGATTTTTCGCCAATGATCCTTATTCTGATCATTATGTTTTTACAAAGTTTTCTTGTCCAGACGCTCCGGCAGCTTGCTATGCGCATGGGTTGACAGCGTGGGAGAAATTCTTGCTTGTCCGGTAACTGATAATCCGCCATCACTACAATACACCTATAATGGAGCCAGCCATGTTAACACCGCAGGCAATTAAAGATCAGGATTTTCAAATTAAATTCAGGGGATATGACGCAATCGAAGTGAAGGCCTACCTGGAATTGCTTGCAGAAGATTTCTTCGAATTGAATGAACAGAATCGCCTGCAAATGGAAGAGATCGACTCTCTGATAACGAAGCGAGATATCCTGCAAAAAGAAGTCGATGGTCTTGCCGCCGAGGTGCGATTAAGTAGAGAAAATGCCGAGGGCATTCAAGCTGCTATCGATAGCCGTTTCCAACTGAAGGATAAGGAGATTGCCGATCTTCTGCAGCAGGTCGAGGCAGCGAAAACCGCCGCCCAGGCACTTGAGGATGAAAATCGGGTTTTACAGCGGAAAGTTGTTGATCTGGAGAATAAAATTGCTGGTGGTGCGGGCGCAACTCTCCATGATCACGCGGAAATCGACAAGCTGAACAGTAAGATTGCCCTCCTTGAAGAGCAGAATCAGGAGCTGAAACAACAGGGACTTGATTTCAAAACTACCATTCTCGCCGCCCAGAAGTTTGCCGACAACCTGCGCCAAAGCAGTGAGGAGGAGGCGCAGAGGATGATGGAGAAAGCCAAGTCTGACGTTCAGAGGTTCCGGGAGGAGGCTAATGCCGAATTGTCGCGTTTGCCGAAGGAGATAGAAAAACTTCATCAGCAAAGAATCAAGGTGCGTGAAGAGTTGCGGGCGATGCTCCACTCCTATCTTGAGGCCCTGGAGATTTTCCCTGGCCATGAAAAGACCGACAAGGAGGATGATCTCTCCGATCTCTTTGAGAGTATTTTGCTGCCGGATGATGATAGCTCGGAACCTGATGATATTGAAAACATCACCATGGACCTTTAAGGTAAACAGAGCGGCCTGGTGAAGAGCGACGCAGCTCATGCCCTATCTCTCGCAATCATCTGATGGAACCCTTCTCGTTCGCCTCCATGTCCAGCCGAAGGCCTCAAAAACCAGGATCGTCGGGCTCTTTGACGGCTGCCTGAAGCTTGCCATCCAGGCGCCGCCGGTGGACGGCAAGGCCAATGAAGAGGTGATCCGCTTTCTGGCGGATTACTTCGGGGTGCCTGGCCGCAATATTGTTCTCAAGTCGGGGGTGCAGGGGCGGAGAAAGCAACTGATCATCAAGGGACTGGGCGAAGATGAGGCGCGTCGCAGGGTTGCGCAGTGCCTTGATTTGTGTTGCCGGTAATACCGGCAGGGGAGGAAGATGAAACGCTATCTTATCGCCAACTGGAAATGTCACAAAAGCACTGACGAAGGGCGACGGTGGTTTAACCGCTTTGCCAAACTTTATGTGCCGCATCCCGAGGTGCATGTCATCGTGGCACCTTCTCTTCTCAGTTTGGAGGGCCTCGCGGCCCATGTCGCTTCGTTGGGGCTTGCCAATGTCTTCCTTGCGGCTCAGGATATTTCGCCCTTCCCGAAGGGCAGCTATACCGGGGCAGTGGCCGCGGACATGGTGGCTAGGCTGGTTCGCTACGTTATCGTCGGTCATAGCGAACGTCGCCGCTATTTCCACGAAACCAATGGCGATGTGGTGAATAAAGTGGCGGAGCTCATCGATGCCCGACTCGTCCCCATTGTCTGCGTTGACAGTTCAAATGCCCTCGCCCAGCTTGGGGCCCTTGATGATACCCGGTCCGAGCCGCTATTGGTTGCTTTCACCCCGGTGGAGGGGATGACGGCCAAGTTTCCTGAGTTGCCGGCCAGGGTTGCCGAGTCGGTGGGCCGTATCCAGCAGCTCTTTAATGTCTGGCCGGTTGTCTACGGCGGTTCCGTGCAACCCGACAATGCCGGTTCGTATCTGCACCTTTCCCAATTATCCGGAGTGTTTGTCGGGGCGGCAAGTCTTGACCCAGACTCCTTTTGGGCCATCTGCCGGCAGGCTGTACCTGTCTGATTTTCCCTTTGCGGATACCCAAGAATTTTGCTGAGGGAAACGGCGCTTGCCCCGGCTACTTGTGTTTGCGCGGCAGCAGAAAGGAGATGACGAAGATCGCCGTGTTGATGCCGGCAAGGATTAAACCGAGAATACCAAGGGTACCGATAAATCCCGGTTGCTTTGACATCCGATCGGCGAGGATGAGGATGGCAGAGGCGACGATCAGCGCCGAGATGATCATGGCGATGCCCATGAGGCGGCTGGATGTATCGAGCTGCTCGGAGAGGTGTTCGATACGTTTCAGCTCAAGATTGAGGGTAAAACGGCTGTGCCGGGCGTGATCAAGGAAACGCTGCAGGTCGCCCGGAAGGTCTTCGAGGATCTCAAGGGAGCTGGCCACGGTCTTGTAAATGCGTTTGCGGATCGAGTCTAAACTGTATCTGTTAACGACGATTTCCTGGATTAGCGGTTCGACATGGCTGAGGACATCAAAGGTTGGGTCGAAATGCGCAGCCACTCCCTCAATGGTTGTTAAGGCCTTGGTGAGCAGCATCAGATCACTGGGGCACTGGATTCGGTAGCGTTGCAGCATGCCGAAGAAGTCGGAGAGCAAAACGGCGATGTTTATGTGCTGCAGGTCGGTGTTGCGAAAATGTTCGGTCAGTTGGCGAAGTTCAAGGCGGAAGTCCCGGCTGTCGGTGACCGTCGGGTCAACCTCGGTGAGTTCGATGACCACCCGGCACAGTTTATCAATATCGCCTTTGACTACCCCCGCCACCAGATTGATGAGTTGTTCCGTCGTTTTTCGGTCAAGTTGACCGGTCATTCCGCAATCGATAAAACAGAGTTTGTTGCCTGGCAGGAGAAAGATATTGCCCGGGTGGGGGTCGGCGTGAAAGAAGCCGAACCGCAGGCATTGTTTGAAGACTGCGTCGGTTCCGACGGCGACCACCGCCCGCCGGTCCGCCGGGGTCAGATCCTCCGGTCTGACGGTTGCCAGAAGTCTGCCGTGTATCTCTTGCATAGTCAAGATATTCCGGGTGGTTGCCGTCCAGTACACCTTGGGGAAACTGATATTGGCATCGCCTTCAAAATAGCGGCGCAGACGCTCGGTGGATTGGCCCTCGACGGTCAGGTTCAGTTCCTTGAGCAGTTCCCGGGAGAACTCCTTGGCCACCGCCGTCGGGCTGTAGCCGAGATCGGAGAAGTACTGTTCGAGCAGTTGTGCCAGGCTCTCCACCAGGGCCATGTCTTCTTCAATCAGCTCCCTTGCCCCGGGGCGTAAAACCTTGATCACCACCCCCGTGCCATCCTGCATAATCGCCCGGTGAACCTGGGCGATGGAGGCGGCGGCCAGAGGAGTCTCGTCTATTGAAGTAAAGATCTGGTCAAGCCGCCCTGGAAATTCTAGGGTGAGGACTTGGTAGATATCGGCAAAGGGAATCTGTTGACAGTTGTCCTGGAGTTTCTTGAATTCGTTGGCCCATTCCGGGGGAATGAGGTCCGGGCGGGTGGAAAGGATCTGACCAATCTTGACAAAGGTCGGGCCAAGCTCCTCGAGAACCATCCGGACCCGAACCGGTCTTGGCAAGGTCTCAGTGCCGTTGCCGCTGCCGGCAGGGAACTCAGGTTCATCCTTGCCGCCAAGCAGACGGTTAAGACCGGTGTCCTGCACCAGCTGGCGAAATCCAAATTTTGATAATACAGCAATTATCTCGGCGAATCTTCGCGTGTTTCTGATGGTACGTTTGATCGAGGTGATTTTCATGAGGAGGTAAATATACTGAGTATGGCCTGATCACTGTGCCGGCTGCGTTTTAAACCTTCAAACCAGAGGCCGAGGTAGTCGTCCTGCCAGTCGAGCCCAGCTTTCCGCCAGAATTTGCCGGTTTCCGGCAGGAAATCGGCAAACATCTTCGAGATGTCCTCGGCCCTGAGATGTTCCGGACTACAATACAACAGCGACAGTATGTCGGCAACATGGATGATGTGCGGGTATTTGCCGAAGTTGCTGGCGTCCTGAGGGGCGTGATGGAAGCCAATAGCAGTGACCAGCTGTTCCGGCAGCAGCCATTTCTCTGCCAGTTGCAATCCCACCTGTTCATGGCTTATTGAATAGTTCTTGCGCTCCAGGGAAAGGGTGTCAAGCAGGGGATGGTTGGCAAGTTTCTCGAGGAGCGGATAACGATCCGGAAAGGTCAGAAACATTGCCAGTTTGCCAATGTCGTGAATGAGCCCGGCAACGAAGAGTTCGCTTGGCGAAAGCTGGAAGTGTTCGCCGATGATCTTGGCCGCTAACCCGCAGGTGAAGGTGTGTTCCCAGAAAAGGCCTATCGAGTGGTTGGCTTCTCTGGTCATCTTGGGAAAAGATGCGAAGATTGCCTTGCCGATGATAATGTTCTTGATCTCTTCCTGACCGAGGACGACAATCGCCCTTTCGATGCTGTTAACCTCCCGGGGAATGCCAAAAAAGGCTGAGTTTGCCACTTTGAGAATGGTAGCGCACATCGACTGATCGGGCAGAATTACCTTGACCAGTTCGTTGATATTACTCTCGGGGTTGGCGGTTACAGCCATCACCTTGCTGACGATTGCTGGTAGTGCCGGAAACGATTCAATCCGGTCATTGATGGCGTTAAGATATTGATCGGTCATAAAATAACTTCAGGGAAGGTGTTGAACAGATCCTGTCGGGCTTGTTCAAGGACACTATGGTCCAGGTTGAGAAGATGGTTGTTTTCGATAACAGTGAGAATCTGGGAAACTAAAAATGGGTCGAACTGTTTGCCGGATCCCTTGATCAGTTCCGCGACGATTTCCTCCGCCGTCAACTTCCGCCGGTAGGGACGATCGGCGTTCATTGCTGCCAGTGCATCGATAAGCGTGAAAATCCTGGCGCCAAGAGGAATGCCGTCACCTTTTAAACCGCGTGGATGGCCGGTTCCATCATATCGTTCACCCTGACACATCAAGACCTCGCGTTCATTAGCGAAGTAGTCGAACATATTAGTCAGTTCAGTCAACTTAAAGGGCAGATCGTCGATAAGTTTTCGCTCCTTCTGTGACAGCTGCACGGGTTTACTGATAAGGTCATTGTGCAGCAGGGAGCGAAAACTGTTGCAGAGGGCAATGGCGTTATGAAAGGTTTCAATATGTTTTGGCGGCAGGCCCAGCTGTCGGCCAAGGAGACTGATATAGTGGGAGACGGTGGTAGCATGGGCCTGATGTTCCGGGCCGGCGACGTTTTTCGCAAGGAGTTGCACGGAGGCGATGGCTGAACTTCTCGTTCTTTCCATGATATGTTGCAGCGATTCCTTGAGAAAAGCCATTGTCTTTCGCGGGGTGAGATGGCCGCTGCGGTGCAGAGGATCAAAAACCCGCAATCTGTTGCGCCCCTCCGCCTTGGCGAGAAACAGGGCGGTTTCCGCCATATTGATAAATTCATCATGGCTTTCGGGCTGGTGGGGCAGCAGGGATGCAAGGCCCATTGAGACGGTTATGGACTGGCTTGTCTTGCCCCGGACAAAGGGTTTTTCCGAACAGACCCTGCGGATCCTTTCGGCAGTATTCTTTGCCTCTTCAAGGGCTGTACCTGGCATGAGTACCATAAAGTCTTCACCGGAGAAGCGGTAGCAGGTGTTCGGTTCCTTGGACGTGGTAGTGAGCCGTGCCGCCATTTCATTTAGAATAAAGTCGCCGTATTTCTGTCCGGAGGTCTTGTTCACCGCATTAAAGAAATCGATATTCAGTACCAGCAGAGAGAGCTCAGCACCATGGCTTTTAGCCAC
Proteins encoded in this region:
- the holB gene encoding DNA polymerase III subunit delta', with translation MFDTTPICYTSLYGQEKAKRLFSKSLLAGRVPHAYLFRGPDGVGKRLFAQGVAAAINCRERVGAAACGRCPSCSKFRSGNHPDFLVIRPVKGVIKIEQIRQLSKELSYPPFESATRIVVLEDVHTMRREAANSLLKTLEEPPADNLLILTAESSQEILATLISRCQVVPFSQLNIEDTTTILTKSGLAADVALALARLSEGSPGKAMLFQKSEMVALWREVAGVLADPAILPDRDVGLLLRLAEKMAAQKEDLLPFLGLLKIWIRDLLLTGQAAGDTAKEQQVPRKSWSSAELFAKLQAISKAEQELARNCNRSLVCEVLLFALQ
- the ricT gene encoding regulatory iron-sulfur-containing complex subunit RicT, with product MTENAINDSGAETVSDDEIFYRIQFRKGGQLVTAASQIPGCLAGTVVLVRTDHGLEPAVIIGPSPMCSCRGETRLASSVIERLATAEEREKYVGLAESEGRAYKVCNELIKTHQLTMNLVRVERFFNGSKMIFYFTADSRVDFRSLVKDLVQEFRTRVEMRQVGVRHETKMIGGIGTCGRELCCSSFIKNFDSVSIKMAKEQDLPLNPTKISGVCNRLLCCLTYEYETYRKQRKNMPKAGKRIKIDNDEYLVKRQNPLQESVVAENSAGEEVILTKRDWKMFQQVKKEVVEKKREKKNGESDESSPPKPDRGGSPPPVVQ
- the metG gene encoding methionine--tRNA ligase, with product MTTYITTPIYYVNAQPHLGHAYTTIVADTYSRFKRLCGETVRFQTGTDEHGDKIVKAAEQEDIPPRQYVDRISAQFRETWPLLQIEADNFIRTTDTAHVAVVREILQKVYDRGDIYFDEYSGLYCRGCERYLTEKELVDGNCPDHQTPPQEIAEQNYFFRMSRYQQPLIEHIRNNPDFITPERYRNEVLAFLSEPLTDLCISRPKSRLTWGIELPFDDKFVTYVWFDALINYLTGIGYPDGPDFTKYWSVAEHLIAKDILKPHAIYWPTMLMAMGLPLYQKLHVHGYWNVDDTKMSKSIGNVVRPKELVDAYGADTIRYFTLREMSFGLDSSFSSEAIVARQNADLANDLGNLFSRAVTMVWKYRAGRVPVPSAFGEDDRPLLEAALAMITTYRQTMGDFRFHLALQAIWELVGLANKYIVGNEPWALAKDPEKEARLDTVLYNLLECLRLLALTLRPVIPGAAVKMAAGLGLAEDDPLVASLDHGGKWGLLVPGGELTATAALFPRLEGKASAAEETAKSKEVAAPKKKQDGGDATSAGLVDFSYFQKLDLRVAEILAAEPVKNSKKLLKLTVLAPEERTIVAGIAESYRPEELVGLQVAIVANLKPAKLMGVTSHGMVLVAKTVVDGQEKMVLSSVRDKVAPGSKIA
- a CDS encoding YggT family protein codes for the protein MFVVNNFMSAIAQLLDFLLTAYMWIIIGRAIISWVNADPYNPVVRFLYEATEPVLSRIRRYLPISFGSIDFSPMILILIIMFLQSFLVQTLRQLAMRMG
- a CDS encoding DivIVA domain-containing protein, with product MLTPQAIKDQDFQIKFRGYDAIEVKAYLELLAEDFFELNEQNRLQMEEIDSLITKRDILQKEVDGLAAEVRLSRENAEGIQAAIDSRFQLKDKEIADLLQQVEAAKTAAQALEDENRVLQRKVVDLENKIAGGAGATLHDHAEIDKLNSKIALLEEQNQELKQQGLDFKTTILAAQKFADNLRQSSEEEAQRMMEKAKSDVQRFREEANAELSRLPKEIEKLHQQRIKVREELRAMLHSYLEALEIFPGHEKTDKEDDLSDLFESILLPDDDSSEPDDIENITMDL
- a CDS encoding DUF167 domain-containing protein, coding for MPYLSQSSDGTLLVRLHVQPKASKTRIVGLFDGCLKLAIQAPPVDGKANEEVIRFLADYFGVPGRNIVLKSGVQGRRKQLIIKGLGEDEARRRVAQCLDLCCR
- a CDS encoding triose-phosphate isomerase, with the protein product MKRYLIANWKCHKSTDEGRRWFNRFAKLYVPHPEVHVIVAPSLLSLEGLAAHVASLGLANVFLAAQDISPFPKGSYTGAVAADMVARLVRYVIVGHSERRRYFHETNGDVVNKVAELIDARLVPIVCVDSSNALAQLGALDDTRSEPLLVAFTPVEGMTAKFPELPARVAESVGRIQQLFNVWPVVYGGSVQPDNAGSYLHLSQLSGVFVGAASLDPDSFWAICRQAVPV
- a CDS encoding AarF/UbiB family protein; amino-acid sequence: MKITSIKRTIRNTRRFAEIIAVLSKFGFRQLVQDTGLNRLLGGKDEPEFPAGSGNGTETLPRPVRVRMVLEELGPTFVKIGQILSTRPDLIPPEWANEFKKLQDNCQQIPFADIYQVLTLEFPGRLDQIFTSIDETPLAAASIAQVHRAIMQDGTGVVIKVLRPGARELIEEDMALVESLAQLLEQYFSDLGYSPTAVAKEFSRELLKELNLTVEGQSTERLRRYFEGDANISFPKVYWTATTRNILTMQEIHGRLLATVRPEDLTPADRRAVVAVGTDAVFKQCLRFGFFHADPHPGNIFLLPGNKLCFIDCGMTGQLDRKTTEQLINLVAGVVKGDIDKLCRVVIELTEVDPTVTDSRDFRLELRQLTEHFRNTDLQHINIAVLLSDFFGMLQRYRIQCPSDLMLLTKALTTIEGVAAHFDPTFDVLSHVEPLIQEIVVNRYSLDSIRKRIYKTVASSLEILEDLPGDLQRFLDHARHSRFTLNLELKRIEHLSEQLDTSSRLMGIAMIISALIVASAILILADRMSKQPGFIGTLGILGLILAGINTAIFVISFLLPRKHK
- a CDS encoding HDOD domain-containing protein, whose product is MTDQYLNAINDRIESFPALPAIVSKVMAVTANPESNINELVKVILPDQSMCATILKVANSAFFGIPREVNSIERAIVVLGQEEIKNIIIGKAIFASFPKMTREANHSIGLFWEHTFTCGLAAKIIGEHFQLSPSELFVAGLIHDIGKLAMFLTFPDRYPLLEKLANHPLLDTLSLERKNYSISHEQVGLQLAEKWLLPEQLVTAIGFHHAPQDASNFGKYPHIIHVADILSLLYCSPEHLRAEDISKMFADFLPETGKFWRKAGLDWQDDYLGLWFEGLKRSRHSDQAILSIFTSS
- a CDS encoding diguanylate cyclase is translated as MTANKYLQASDLVSSQYLKEFVHPICPAALFLASGTLPSPEELGKATLVVAIDPADEIRMLMEQDSLPASTPVLLLSIQTTIPPFFSRYRDRWLLDYLTVPVPLEIFLHRISFLCRVQRVSAEHHTNSVTLSRQLDALATRDGLTGLYNRRQLTTTLVQSMEVAKSHGAELSLLVLNIDFFNAVNKTSGQKYGDFILNEMAARLTTTSKEPNTCYRFSGEDFMVLMPGTALEEAKNTAERIRRVCSEKPFVRGKTSQSITVSMGLASLLPHQPESHDEFINMAETALFLAKAEGRNRLRVFDPLHRSGHLTPRKTMAFLKESLQHIMERTRSSAIASVQLLAKNVAGPEHQAHATTVSHYISLLGRQLGLPPKHIETFHNAIALCNSFRSLLHNDLISKPVQLSQKERKLIDDLPFKLTELTNMFDYFANEREVLMCQGERYDGTGHPRGLKGDGIPLGARIFTLIDALAAMNADRPYRRKLTAEEIVAELIKGSGKQFDPFLVSQILTVIENNHLLNLDHSVLEQARQDLFNTFPEVIL